Genomic segment of Leopardus geoffroyi isolate Oge1 chromosome B2, O.geoffroyi_Oge1_pat1.0, whole genome shotgun sequence:
AGGAATGAGACACAATTCTTGCCCTGTCACTACCCATAGAGCTTAGAAGATAATAACAGTACAAAGACACATAGCATTGGTGCAACATGAATTTGGAAAAGGGAAgtggagggtggagagggagagtgcCTCTTGTGTGGAGGCTGGAAGAGGGGGGAAGCCATGCtaaaaggacaatttttttttttttttcccattagtaGAATCCTTTCTCTGAGTGAAATACAAGGAACCTCAGTATTTTCCAGCACTGCTGCTCTGGTCGAACAGGGGTTGGGGCCTGGTTAGCACTCTGCTCCATTACTCCTACTCTGACCAGTGATCAGCTCTGTGATAGAACTTGGGTTCTCAGGCTCTACCCCGTGGCCCTGGGTGTCCATTGCTACAAATGGTCATCATCTCCAGCAAAAATTAGGTTAAtgtgttttctcaattttatgttcataatttgtttaatctttttttaaaatgttttttaaatgtttatttttgagagagagcagggaaggggcagagagagagggagacacagaatccgaagcaggctccaggctctggggctgtcagcacagagcctgacatgggactcaaactcacgaaccacgagatcatgacctgagcctaagtcggatgcttaaaccactgagccacccaagggcccccatagtttttttttgttttttttttaagtaggctccgtgcttaGCGTgaagcctaacacagggcttaaaTTTAGAATCCTGAGATtaagagctgagctgagatcaagaatcagatgcttaactgactgagccacctaggcgccccttatgTTCATAAATTTTATCTAAACTTCCAGCATTTACTGACTATTTGCATGCTAGAGAATAAGCAGATCACAAAGAGGGAGTAGTAGCTAATAAACATGAAGGTAATACTTGGCTTGAcattttggttatgtttattgTATTTCCATGTGAATACAATCTTAAAATTGTTGTTTTGTGCTAGTAAAAGTTTCCTAGTGTAGGTAAATGCGATTTGTGATATATACAAAGAGCAATATCCTATCCAGGCATTCCTCACAAGACACAACAGTATGATATAAAGGTGGGGCTTCAGCAGGGAAATGTGGGAGTCCAGGGACTGACAGACAGGACTTCCCTCCCCGAGGATGTCTCCTCTtaggatttcttcttcttcttcctcttcctcctcctcctcctcctcctcctcctcttcctcttcttcttcttcttcttcttcttcttcttcttcttctttttaagattctatttttaagtaatctgtacaccaaacgtggggctcgaactcaaccatgagatcaagtcACACTCTCCACCACCcaagtcagccaggcaccccttaggaTTTCTCCTAAGTCGGGGTGACAGTtcctgccactcctctgctcctGTTGCAGTTGGTGAAAGTTGCAGTATTGCAACTGGTATTGCAGTTGGTGAAAGTTGCAGTTGGTGAAAGTTGGTTTTTGTTCAAGAGAAAACAAGACAATAAATGTCATGGCGTAGCAGAAAGAACAGTGGACTTAGAGTCAGAAGACAGGCAGTTCAGCATGGACCCTTGACTTAGCCAGggagcctgggtttgaatccactAAGTATTTGTCTGACCCTGTAACTGAGATGGGCTTGTTGGAAGGAATAAGTGAGTTAATAGAGGAGCGCCTGACCCATAGTAAACAGTGAGTGTCAAGACTTGTCGTTGGAATCCTGACTGGATTGtttactagctgtatgacttAGTGGATTGTTAAGTTGTTCCGAGTCTCATTTgtactcatatgtaaaatgaggacTCTGCACAAAGTTATCCCTGAGAGGGTGccctttccatttctgcaaacCCTATGGCTCTGGGAGTATTGTTAATTGAGGGGAACGGACAGGTGGGTTCTCAGCTTCCAGGCATACGTATGGCCTTTGGCATTATACCTAATAGCGAAAAACACTTTGCTAAAGTCACTTAGAtcagtgttttcaatttttttttaacgtttatttatttatttcaagagaagcatgagcaggtgaggggcagagagaggaggagagagaatcccagacaagCTCCTCACTATCAACttggagcctgacaaggggctcaaattcacaaactatgagatcatgacctgatgcttaattgagccacccaggcaccccaaacttttttttaagtttgtattggggcacctgggtggctcagtcggttgggcattcgactttggctcaggtcatgatctcatggctcgtgagtttgagccccacgtcaggctctgtgctgacagctcagagcctggatcctgctttgggttctgtgtctccctctctctttgcccctccctccctccctctctcacgcacgcgctctctctttctcaaaaataaacattaaaaaacaattaaagtttttatttttttattttgagagagagagagagagagccggggcggggcagagagagaatcccaagcaggctccttactgccagcacagagcccaatgtggggctcaaacccacaaaccttgagatcatgacctgagctgaaatgaagagtcagacacttaaccgactgagccacccaggtgcccctgactttttattattattattatctacagtaaatacattttacatgatgacccagtgtgtgtgtgtatattcttatatatgtatgtgtaattgTAATGGAAGTTTCATAAAGCAGTATTTACTATGTGATGCGCTGTAATATTTTCTGTACTCTTCAGtgttcttaaaaagtaaaaattaataatggcTCATGGcccacagtttgaaaaatacctAAAGATAGGCAAATTATCATCATTAATGCCAATCTTCATCTTCTGTATTACAAGAGCATCTTATTAACTGATCTGGTCTAGGCCCAACAGTTAGTGGTGATTTCAGCCAGGGCTGTTTGGCCCATAACTTGGACATCACCTGGATAAATTCTAACAAGTCTACAACTTAGGCCCAACATAGAACTTCTGAGGCTGATAGAGAGCTCTGGCTACTTAAGGTTAACCTTCCTGTGTGTTTTTGGTGGGTGGGACGGTATGAAATGCTCTGCGTATGAGAGAATtacttttcttaacattttacaCTGTAAGgaatatatgttaaaatgttaacagtgattgTCATAGAGTGGATTCGGGTGgtttgaattttctttatatttttttcaaattttctgccatgaaaatatgtttcatatataatCATTGAAATCTTTCTCTTAAATTATGGTATAAGAGTAGCAATTACTaccttaaaaaatatctttacttggaaaaataaaaagtccacCATTaggtaacttaaaatttttttaagattttatttttaggggcgcctgggtggctcagtcggttaagcgtccgacttcggctcaggtcatgatctcatggtccgtgagttcgagccccacgtcgggctctgtgctgacagctcagagcctggagcctgcttcagattctgtgtctccctctctctctgaccctcccctgttcatgctctgtttctctctgtctcaaaaataaataaacactaaaaaaaaaaattttttttttaaagattttatttttaaataatctctatacccaacgtggggctcaaacacacaactggagatcaagagtcaaatgctccattgactgagctagccaggcaccccttaattttttattgtagcaATCCATGAAATACAAAGTTTAGGAACTACTGAaatatactattttctttctttatccctGCTTCTAGAAAACTTAAGGCTTTTTCTATGCATCGTTATTATTGATTCTCTACTAAATTAgataaaatgtgtataaaaatgatttttctcaatGTTTCTCTTTAAGGTGCTTCAAATAGTTTCCAGTCAGTATTTTAGAGTACTCTGTGgatttttatagcatttaaaaattatttcaggggcacctgggggtggctcagttagctaagtttccgactcttgatttctggtcaggtcatgatctcacggttcatgagttcgagccccgcatcgggctctgagttCATAATGCTGAGgctggttgggattttctctctctctctctttctctctctctctctctctctgcccctcccctttacATGTGCagatgtgctctctcaaaaaaaaaaaaaagcttaaaaaaaattatttcaggggcgcctggatggcacagtcggttaagtgtccgacttcagccaggtcacgatcttgcggtccgtgagtttgagccccgcgtctctgcccctccctctctctctgcccctccctctctctctgcccctcccccgttcatgctctgtctctctctgtcccaaaaataaataaaaacgttgaaaaaaaattaaaaattatttcaaattctagttgtgttggggcgcctgggtggcgcagtcggttaagcgtccgacttcagccaggtcacgatctcgcggtccctgagttcgagccccgcgtcgggctctgggctgatggctcagagcctggagcctgtttctgattctgtgtctccctctctctctgcccctcccccgttcatgctctgtctctctctgtcccaggatagatagacgttgaaaaaaaaaaaattaacaaattctaGTTGTGTTGAAAAACAACCCTTAATTTATGCCTGCTTTACTTCTCAGTTAAGATTCAGATTGGGGTCCCAAGAACAGTGAGATACAGACTTGAGCTTGTGTTGTCTGCCTCATTCATGCCAACAAAAATAAGgcccaaaatgttaacaaatacaACTTGGAAGTAGCTAGCTATGTGGTTTTGAGTGGGTTTACAGGTAATTGCTGTTGTCAGTTTTGTGATGAATggaaagtaggaaggaaaaaTCCTTCAAACCATCATCAAAGAAATCTGTCTGAAAGTATAGCGTTGGCACCATGGAAAGTCATTCTCAGACTTAAGGTATGGGAATATTGACCATATGGCAACCCTTCTCAAATTACTAAGTCATGGTCTCTAAAACCATCTTGATGTACTTGGGAAGGTTTGTTACCATCATAATGAGATGGTTTCTGCTGTCTTTGGGGTAATACAGGAATTGACTACTCTCTAGCATGTCAGCACCTTGGTGCGTCAGGAAACAATTACCTACTTTGTGAGTCTCTAggccccttccttctctgctaGCTAATGCCTCTGTTAAACGGTAGGAGGAAGATGTAAAAGGAGGTAAAATGCAGATCTGTCCAATTTGCTCATTCCTACCTCTGATTAGGTAGGGTTGGAGGTTGAAACAAAGCTGAGATTCACTCTGGGTtttgtgaagtcatgacctggtGTCTTTCCTTAGCAAAGTCATTATTGTAGAGATGTAACGTATGCcaataaatgctttttctctccgtgagaccttttctttttcttaatattaacTTGGTGGAtacaagttttttaatgttttattttagagagagagtgtgagcaggggagggacagagagagagggagacacagaactcgaaataggctccaggctctgtgctgtcagctcagagcctgatgtgggactcgagctcatgaacttcctgagccaaagtcagaagcttaactgactgagccacccaggcaccatgagatctgatctttttttaatatcattaagaactattgttaatatttttcagtAGCAATAAGTATCCGAGTTAATTTGGGGGATGGAGAAGAGAAGCAGTGTTTTCACACACGGTATCTAGTTCCACCCTCGCGAGCACCCTGTGAGGTAAGCACAGCTAGAGGACTCACCACGGTGCAGTGCGTGGCCCTCAGTACGTGCAGAccaatatggtcttttgtagggGAGCCTAAGTATAGTGCCGGGTATTAAGTGTTCATGGTACGTATGGTTTGTGTTGTAAGAATGCCAGGACGCTGCACTCGTGAACTAAAACTGAATTATCGTCTGTTTCAGGTTCTATGCGCCATGGCTATGACTAGTGTCAGATTGCCTGCCAGCGTTTTGAGAAAGCCAGATGCCTGGATTGGACTCTGGGGAGCACTACAAGGGACACCTTCGTACAaactctgtgcttcctggaatcGATACTTATATTTTTCTAGTACCAAGTTAAACACATcaaattgtaaaacatttttcCGTAACGTTTTCTCACGGAGACTCCCCAGGCTTTTCATATCCCcagaatatattttcccattttccataAGAGTCAAAAGTAATATAGGCTCTAAAAAATCCACTGAAAAGACTCTGCAGAAAGCCGCAGCTGAAGAGGACTCTGATGAGGAGAGCCACGGCGAGCTGAGTGAGcgggaggaggagctggaggacGACCCTGGTGCGGTCAGAGACTATAAAGACCTGGAGAAAGTAGTGCAGTCTTTTCGGTACGATGTCATCCTAAAGACAGGCCTAGATGTTGGAAGAAAGTAAGTACGACTCTCGTTTTATTACAAAaccctttgtctttttgttacgtTAATGCACCGTTTCCAGCCACTCAGCCCTTATGGTGAGGAGGAACCACAGTTAGGAAAGGACCTTCCAGGAACCTGTTCGGTTACTTCATcctacaggtgagaaaactgattTCCAGAGGAGTCAAGTGACTGCCTGCACATCCCAGGTGCCACCTCTCCCTGAACTAAGACACAGTTGACTCTAAGGTGAACCACTGATTACTTCTTGAGGAGGGAAGTAATGACCACGTTAGGTGTGTATAGTAAGAAGAAGCCGTACATGGGTTTCACAAATGCCACGGCGTGAGAAGGTCCCTTTTAGAAGCAACAGAAGCAGGAGAATGTGGTGGTTAAGAATGCAGGCTCCGCAGCTAGACTACTGGGGTTTCAATCCTggtttgctgtgtgaccttgggcaagttacttaaattctctaagtgtcagttttctcatctgtataatgtAAAATAACACCTTAGAAGCTGGTTGCTAGGATTAAATGAGTATCTCTCTCCTCCATCTAAAGCATTTTAACAGTGCCTAAcacatggtaggtactcaataTATGTTAGCTATTATGAAGAAAGTACTGTGTGTGTTCACATATAGTGCCCAGAGATACTAAGTGTAACTTTCACGATCTCTCTAGTATTCTTGTTCTCTCTGCTAGACTAATTCTATAAGAATAGTGACCctcattgttcattcattcctttagcACTCATTGTGTGCATACTGCATACAAGGTAAGAATCACGGTATGGATAATATATTCAGAAAGGTCTCCATGTGTAATTTATACCTGTATGACCTAATCTAATGgcatggtttaattttttaatccatGAAGTTTAAGGACTTACAAGGGTGACCGATCCCATAGGGACCCTTGTCGGGATTTACTGAATATTCTCTAAAATCTGGCAAACTTGTaagggatcctctctctcttccccagagTAGTAGCTGGTGCTGTTATCATGAAGCAGAAACCCACCCAGATATAACTCCCCTGGAGtcagagcagcaagagaaaatggCACTGATGTTTGTCGGCACCGGCTCCTGGTCCGGTTGCCCTGGTGATTAAGACAGACCGCAGCTGCTGGATTGGAATTTCCCCAAACTCAGCTCGGACTAGCAGAGGATTTTTTAATAGCCCCAACATTCGTGTC
This window contains:
- the MTRES1 gene encoding mitochondrial transcription rescue factor 1 isoform X3, giving the protein MAMTSVRLPASVLRKPDAWIGLWGALQGTPSYKLCASWNRYLYFSSTKLNTSNCKTFFRNVFSRRLPRLFISPEYIFPFSIRVKSNIGSKKSTEKTLQKAAAEEDSDEESHGELSEREEELEDDPGAVRDYKDLEKVVQSFRYDVILKTGLDVGRNKVEDAFYKGELRLNGEKLWKKSRTGLLSLGCQKNIKAGSTRGKYFQTAGTAPWPPRPPHAALHTARQGERSQ
- the MTRES1 gene encoding mitochondrial transcription rescue factor 1 isoform X2 → MAMTSVRLPASVLRKPDAWIGLWGALQGTPSYKLCASWNRYLYFSSTKLNTSNCKTFFRNVFSRRLPRLFISPEYIFPFSIRVKSNIGSKKSTEKTLQKAAAEEDSDEESHGELSEREEELEDDPGAVRDYKDLEKVVQSFRYDVILKTGLDVGRNKVEDAFYKGELRLNGEKLWKKSRTVKVGDTLDLLIGEDKEAETETVMRVLLKKVLGEKTESEKYRVVLRRWKKLKLPKKSMSK
- the MTRES1 gene encoding mitochondrial transcription rescue factor 1 isoform X1, which codes for MAMTSVRLPASVLRKPDAWIGLWGALQGTPSYKLCASWNRYLYFSSTKLNTSNCKTFFRNVFSRRLPRLFISPEYIFPFSIRVKSNIGSKKSTEKTLQKAAAEEDSDEESHGELSEREEELEDDPGAVRDYKDLEKVVQSFRYDVILKTGLDVGRNKVEDAFYKGELRLNGEKLWKKSRTVKVGDTLDLLIGEDKEAETETVMRVLLKKVLGEKTESEKYRVVLRRWKKLKLPKKRSAITRMSEKH
- the MTRES1 gene encoding mitochondrial transcription rescue factor 1 isoform X4, with amino-acid sequence MAMTSVRLPASVLRKPDAWIGLWGALQGTPSYKLCASWNRYLYFSSTKLNTSNCKTFFRNVFSRRLPRLFISPEYIFPFSIRVKSNIGSKKSTEKTLQKAAAEEDSDEESHGELSEREEELEDDPGAVRDYKDLEKVVQSFRYDVILKTGLDVGRNKVEDAFYKGELRLNGEKLWKKSRTKGLAVAENKGHLPYHDLLHGAVPGCWP